Within the Streptomyces sp. R41 genome, the region GGCGCGGTGTGGGCCGTATACGGCGGCCTGGTGCCCGCGCTGGTGCTCGTGCTGCTGTCGCCGGTGGTGTCGGGGAGCCCCGAATCGCTGTTCCCGAGTGTGGATTTCCAGTACTTCCCACTGCAGAACCCGGGTCTCGTCTCGATCCCCTTGGGCTTCCTCGCCGGCTGGCTCGGCACGGTTACGTCCGCGGAGCCTCCGGACGAGGCCAAGCACGCCGAGACCGAGGTGCGGGCGCTCACCGGAGCCGGGGCCGTCTGACGGCGCCTCCAGGGACATACGCGGCGAACCGGGGAAGCGCTGCCGTGCACGTACGGCTGGGCCTAAGGCGCCACCCACGCGTACCGATGCTCCGGACGCCCCGTGTCTCCGTACTTGAGGGAGAGCCGCAGGCGTCCGGCCTGTTCGAGGTGGCGCAGATACCGCTGGGCGGTGGACCGGCTGAGGCCGGTCTCTGCGGCCACTTCGTGGGCCGAGAGCGGCTGGCTCGCGCGGTGCAGTACGTCGCAGATGAGGTCCGTGGTCGGCTCCGAGTGGCCGCTGGGCAGTCCCGGTGACGAGGGCGCGGCCGCGGTGCGCAGAGCGCCGAAGATCCGGTCGACCTGCTCCTGGCCCGCCACGCCGCGTCCGCCCACCCGGTCGACGGTGCGGCGCAGGGCGGCGTACGAGTCGAGCCGGGTGCGCAGGGCTGCGAAGGTGAACGGCTTGACCAGATAGTGCAGGGCGCCCAGGCGCATCGCCGCCTGCACGGTGACCACGTCGCTGGCTGCGGTGATCATGATGACGTCGGTGCCATGGCCGCGTTCGCGCATCCGGTGGACCAGTTCGAGGCCCGTCTGATCGGGCAGATAGTGGTCGAGCAGCACCAGGTCGATGGGCGCGCGCTCGACGGCGGCCAGGGCCTGGGCAGCACTGTGCGCGCGGGCGGCCACCCGGAAGCCGGGAACCTTTCCCACGTACTTGGCGTTGATCTCGGCGACGCGGAAGTCGTCGTCCACGACCAGGACGTCAATCATCGGGCCTCTTTCCCTCAAGGCCTGGCGAGCGTTAAGCCCGTGTTTCGGCTCCGCTGTTGTAGCGCGAGCAAAACGAGCACAACAGGCTGTTGCAAGCAAAAGAACTCCATGCGCCCAGAAGACTGATGCTGTGGCCCGCGCCACATCTACCGTCCCGGGCCATGAGCGCAGACATCAGCCCCGCCATCGAGCTGCGGGGCGCGAGCAAGATCTTCAAGACCCCGTCAGGGGGTCTGCACACGGCGGTCAGGGAGTTGGATCTGACCATCGGCAGGGGCGAGTTCGTGGCCGTCGTAGGCCCCACCGGTTGCGGGAAGTCGACCACGCTGACCCTGGTGAGCGGTCTCGAAGAGCCCACCGAGGGCGACGTCCTGGTCGCCGGTGAGCCGGTCGCCGGCGTGGGCGACAAGGTCGGCTTCGTCTTCCAGCAGGACGCCACCTTCCCCTGGCGTACGGTCCTGTCCAATGTGATGGCGGGGCCCCGCTTCCGCGGCGTGCCCAAGGCCGAGGCGAAGCGGAAGGCGCGCGAGTGGCTGGCCAGGGTCGGGCTCGCGGCCTTCGAGGACCGCTATCCGCACCAGCTCTCCGGCGGCCAGCGCAAACGTGTCGCCCTCGCCGCGACCTTCGTCAACGACCCCGAGATCCTGCTGATGGACGAGCCCTTCTCGGCACTCGACGTACAGACCAGGGCTCTGATGTCGGACGAACTGCTCGAACTGTGGGAAGGCACGGGCGCCTCGGTCGTCTTCGTCACCCACGACCTGGAGGAGTCCATCGCGCTCGCCGACAAGGTCGTCGTGATGACCGCGGGCCCCGCGACCGTGAAGCAGGTCTTCGACATCGATCTGCCGCGGCCGCGCAAGGTCGAATCGGTGCGCCTGGAGCCGCGGTTCATCGAGATCTACCGCGAGATCTGGGAGTCCCTCGGCGAAGAGGTCCGCATCACCCGTGAGAGGGGCGCGGCCCATGTCGCCTGACATCATGCCCGAGGCCGTTGTCGCCCTGACGATGACCGAGCCCGACAAGCAGGGGCGCGCACACTCCCGCGCCCGTGCCGCCCGCAGACGCAAGGCCATCGTCGCCGCCGCCCGCGCACTGCTCCTGGTCGCCGTGCTCGGCCTGTGGGAGCTGCTCTCGCGAGCCAAGGTCATCGACCCGTTCAACTTCTCCATGCCGTCGAAGATCTGGGACCAGATCTACACGTGGGTGATGCACGGGACCGCGCTCGGATCCCTGGGCGAGCAGATCTGGTACACGCTCCACGAAGCGCTGCTCGGCTGGGTGATCGGTGTGGTCGCCGGTGTGGTGTTCGGCATCGCGTTGGGGCGGATCGCCTTCCTCGCCGATGTCTTTGGTCCATACATCAAGGTGCTCAACTCCATACCGCGGATCGTCCTCGCGCCCATCTTCGTCATCTGGTTCGGGCTCGGGCCGGCCTCCAAGGTCGCGTCGGCCGTGGTGCTCGTCTTCTTCCCCGTCTTCTTCAACGCCTTCCAGGGCGCCCGGGAAGTCGACCGCAACCTGGTGGCCAACGCCCGGATCCTCGGCGCCAGCGACCGCAGGGTGACGCTTCAGGTCGTCATCCCCTCCGCCACCTCGTGGATCTTCACGAGCCTCCACGTCAGCTTCGGCTTCGCGCTCATCGGCGCCATCGTCGGCGAGTACATCGGCGCCACCAAGGGCATCGGCC harbors:
- a CDS encoding response regulator codes for the protein MIDVLVVDDDFRVAEINAKYVGKVPGFRVAARAHSAAQALAAVERAPIDLVLLDHYLPDQTGLELVHRMRERGHGTDVIMITAASDVVTVQAAMRLGALHYLVKPFTFAALRTRLDSYAALRRTVDRVGGRGVAGQEQVDRIFGALRTAAAPSSPGLPSGHSEPTTDLICDVLHRASQPLSAHEVAAETGLSRSTAQRYLRHLEQAGRLRLSLKYGDTGRPEHRYAWVAP
- a CDS encoding ABC transporter ATP-binding protein, which gives rise to MSADISPAIELRGASKIFKTPSGGLHTAVRELDLTIGRGEFVAVVGPTGCGKSTTLTLVSGLEEPTEGDVLVAGEPVAGVGDKVGFVFQQDATFPWRTVLSNVMAGPRFRGVPKAEAKRKAREWLARVGLAAFEDRYPHQLSGGQRKRVALAATFVNDPEILLMDEPFSALDVQTRALMSDELLELWEGTGASVVFVTHDLEESIALADKVVVMTAGPATVKQVFDIDLPRPRKVESVRLEPRFIEIYREIWESLGEEVRITRERGAAHVA
- a CDS encoding ABC transporter permease — protein: MSPDIMPEAVVALTMTEPDKQGRAHSRARAARRRKAIVAAARALLLVAVLGLWELLSRAKVIDPFNFSMPSKIWDQIYTWVMHGTALGSLGEQIWYTLHEALLGWVIGVVAGVVFGIALGRIAFLADVFGPYIKVLNSIPRIVLAPIFVIWFGLGPASKVASAVVLVFFPVFFNAFQGAREVDRNLVANARILGASDRRVTLQVVIPSATSWIFTSLHVSFGFALIGAIVGEYIGATKGIGLLVAQSQGTFNAAGVYAAMVILAVVALLAEGLLTFAESRIFRWKPSDSDR